Part of the Kiritimatiellia bacterium genome, GCCACAGGCACACAGATGCCAGCGCCCGAGCGCCCCAGGGACGGAGATGTTCACGCCTAAGCCTGAGGGACGAACTGAGGGACGGAGATGTTTACTTGCGGGCGACCGAAAGGAACGAAGCGTTCAGCTCCACGCAACCGGCGTCAGAATCCGAAATGGCGATGGACGGAAGCAATCGTGCGGCGGGGTTCCACATGGTGCACACTACGAATCCCGCACGCCTCAGCCGCGATGCAATTGTTGAGGTCATCATCCACAAAGACGCATTGCTCCGGCGCCGCTCCCATCGCCTCCAATCCGAGCCGATAAAACCGTAGATCCGGCTTTGTGACCCCGAGCTGATACGACAACACTGCGCCCGCGTGTATTGCAATTTCTGGAAACGCGTCAAAGATCCATGGCACGTGCATCTCGCTCGTATTGGACCAGTACCAAAGCCCTACACCCCGGCCAACCATCTGGCGCCACGCCCGAATCATTTCATCATCTGGTCGGAACATGCGCCGCCAGATCGCAACAAATTCTTCATCCGTTCCGGAAAATCCTGTCCGCCGCCTCACGTGCGCAAGAAACTCGACACGGGAGATCTGCCCCCGCTCATACTGCTCCAGTAGCCGGTCTTCCGCAAATGCCCGCCGTATCCTCGCCGGATTCTTCCGCCATGAAGGTCGGCACCGCGACCCCATCAGTGCTGCCGGTCGGGCCAAATCTAAACGCACGACCACCCCCCCAAGATCAGATAGGAGATAGCGAATGGAGCCGGACCCGCCCTCGGCCATGACCTCAGGGACACACACCAAACTTCCAGAGCCCGGTTGTCGCAGGAAGCCCAAAGAGGATGTTCATATTCTGGACCGCGTTGCCGGCCTGTCCTTTCACCAGGTTGTCAATGTGCGAAATCACCCGAAGCGTCCGGGTGCGCTCGTCCACGTCAACGACCAGATGCGCAAAATTGGATCCTCGCACATGGGCGGTCCCCACACTGGCGGACCGATCGAATATCCGGACGAAAGGATGGTTGCGATGATACTCGCGGTACGCCTCCATCACTGCTCCGGCGGCAACGCCCTCTCGCAGTTCACCATACAGGCACGACAAGATGCCGCGACACATCGGCACAACCTGTGCCGTGAACAGCACATGGTAGTTCTCGCCGGAAATCCGTCGCAGTTCGTCTTCAATCTCACACACGTGCTGGTGGCCGCTCAGCCGATAGGCGTTCATGTTCTCATAGCGGGCGGGATAGTGGTAGGTCGCCTGCGGTTTCTTCCCGGCCCCTGAGACAGCAGTCTTGCAGTCCGCAATCACCCGTTCCGGCCGAATCAATCCGTACTTCGCGGCGGGCGCCAGGCCCAGGAGGACGCTTACCGCAAAACAGCCGGCGTTCCCCACCAGTCGGCAATTGGGGCCGAGCCGCGGGTTGTCCAGCTCTGGGAGTCCATAAACTGTCTCGCCGAGCAAATGGGGAGCGGTGTGTTCAATCGCTCGTCCGGCCAGTCGCGCATATTCCGCATGCCGCGCCGCGTTCTGGAAGCGAAAATCGCCACTGAAATCGATCACGCGGGCGCCCGTCGCCAGCTCGGCCTCTGCATGGCGCATGCCAACACCGTCTGGGGTGGCGAAAAAAACAACATCCGCAGGTTCCTTCGC contains:
- a CDS encoding HAD family phosphatase, with amino-acid sequence MAEGGSGSIRYLLSDLGGVVVRLDLARPAALMGSRCRPSWRKNPARIRRAFAEDRLLEQYERGQISRVEFLAHVRRRTGFSGTDEEFVAIWRRMFRPDDEMIRAWRQMVGRGVGLWYWSNTSEMHVPWIFDAFPEIAIHAGAVLSYQLGVTKPDLRFYRLGLEAMGAAPEQCVFVDDDLNNCIAAEACGIRSVHHVEPRRTIASVHRHFGF
- the argC gene encoding N-acetyl-gamma-glutamyl-phosphate reductase, which codes for MIRAKVVGAGGYGGVGLVELLLGHPEVKITTLAAAADVGVAMSELWPHLRGFCDQTILSYEDPRAKEPADVVFFATPDGVGMRHAEAELATGARVIDFSGDFRFQNAARHAEYARLAGRAIEHTAPHLLGETVYGLPELDNPRLGPNCRLVGNAGCFAVSVLLGLAPAAKYGLIRPERVIADCKTAVSGAGKKPQATYHYPARYENMNAYRLSGHQHVCEIEDELRRISGENYHVLFTAQVVPMCRGILSCLYGELREGVAAGAVMEAYREYHRNHPFVRIFDRSASVGTAHVRGSNFAHLVVDVDERTRTLRVISHIDNLVKGQAGNAVQNMNILFGLPATTGLWKFGVCP